In Oncorhynchus nerka isolate Pitt River unplaced genomic scaffold, Oner_Uvic_2.0 unplaced_scaffold_1106, whole genome shotgun sequence, the following are encoded in one genomic region:
- the LOC135570104 gene encoding LOW QUALITY PROTEIN: dual specificity tyrosine-phosphorylation-regulated kinase 2-like (The sequence of the model RefSeq protein was modified relative to this genomic sequence to represent the inferred CDS: inserted 2 bases in 1 codon), translated as MLSKKPCAAVYPTGKGGEICQLQSSPESESGSXRAVAATDPPSPVTLPPLRNIKSLTVGGNKHTMSDHMHVGNHQQIHVQQLFEENSNKRTVLTAQPNGLTSVGRAGLPLPDRQQPDVTTTTAQCRQGSSASLKSTDSKPQPATLTPEQAMKQFMPKLTAFEHHEIFSYPEVYFAGPNAKKRPGVIGGSNNGGYDDDQGSYIQVPHDHVSYRYEVLKVIGKGSFGQVVKAYDHKAHCHVALKMVRNEKRFHRQAAEEIRILEHLRKQDKDSTMNVIHMLENFTFRNHICMTFELLSMNLYELIKKNKFQGFSLPLVRKFAHSILQCLDSLHKNRIIHCDLKPENILLKQQGRSGIKVIDFGSSCYEHQRVYTYIQSRFYRAPEVILGSRYGMPIDMWSLGCILAELLTGYPLLPGEDEGDQLACVIELLGMPSQKLLDSSKRAKNFVSSKGYPRYCAVTTLPDGSVVLNGGRSRRGKLRGPPGSKEWVTALKGCDDPLFLDFIKQCLEWDPVVRMSPSQALRHPWLRRRLPKPPTGDKTTVKRITDGGSGAITSISKLPPTSGSTSKIRTNLAHITDANGNIQQRTVLPKLVS; from the coding sequence GTTGGAGGCAATAAGCACACCATGAGTGACCACATGCACGTGGGGAACCACCAACAGATCCACGTCCAACAGCTGTTTGAGGAGAACAGCAACAAACGGACAGTGTTGACTGCACAGCCCAATGGGTTGACCTCTGTGGGCCGGGCAGGTCTACCGCTGCCTGACCGACAGCAGCCCGACGTCACCACTACCACGGCCCAGTGTCGGCAGGGCAGCTCAGCCTCCCTCAAGTCCACCGACAGCAAGCCCCAGCCGGCCACCCTGACCCCGGAGCAGGCCATGAAGCAGTTCATGCCCAAGCTTACGGCCTTCGAGCACCATGAGATCTTCAGTTACCCAGAGGTGTATTTCGCTGGACCCAACGCCAAGAAGAGGCCGGGGGTGATCGGGGGGTCCAACAACGGAGGCTACGACGACGATCAGGGCTCCTACATCCAGGTGCCCCACGACCACGTCTCCTACCGCTACGAGGTCCTCAAGGTGATTGGCAAGGGCAGTTTCGGACAGGTGGTGAAGGCCTACGACCACAAGGCCCACTGCCACGTGGCGCTGAAGATGGTGAGGAATGAGAAGAGGTTCCACCGCCAGGCGGCCGAAGAGATCCGGATCCTGGAGCACCTGAGGAAGCAGGACAAAGACTCCACCATGAACGTGATCCACATGCTGGAGAACTTCACATTCCGTAACCACATCTGCATGACCTTTGAACTCCTCAGCATGAACCTCTACGAGCTCATCAAGAAGAACAAGTTCCAGGGCTTCAGCTTGCCGCTCGTCAGGAAGTTCGCCCACTCTATCCTGCAGTGTCTGGACTCGCTGCACAAGAACCGTATCATTCACTGTGACCTGAAGCCAGAGAACATTCTCCTGAAGCAGCAGGGACGCAGCGGGATCAAGGTCATCGACTTTGGCTCCAGCTGCTACGAGCACCAGCGGGTTTACACCTACATCCAGTCTCGTTTTTACAGAGCTCCCGAGGTCATCCTGGGGTCGCGCTATGGGATGCCTATTGACATGTGGAGCCTGGGCTGCATCTTAGCGGAGTTGCTCACTGGGTACCCTCTCCTGCCGGGCGAAGATGAAGGGGACCAACTGGCATGCGTCATCGAGCTGCTGGGCATGCCCTCGCAGAAACTTCTGGACTCTTCCAAGAGAGCCAAGAACTTTGTGAGCTCCAAGGGTTACCCCCGGTACTGCGCGGTGACGACCCTGCCGGACGGCTCGGTGGTGCTGAACGGGGGGCGCTCCCGCCGGGGCAAACTGAGGGGACCCCCGGGGAGCAAGGAGTGGGTGACGGCCTTGAAGGGCTGCGACGACCCCCTGTTCCTGGACTTCATCAAGCAGTGTCTGGAGTGGGACCCTGTCGTGCGTATGTCCCCCAGCCAGGCCCTCAGACACCCCTGGCTCAGGAGGCGCTTGCCCAAACCTCCCACGGGGGACAAAACAACGGTGAAGCGTATCACCGACGGGGGCTCTGGCGCTATCACGTCCATCTCCAAATTACCTCCCACCTCGGGCTCCACCTCCAAGATAAGGACTAACCTGGCGCACATCACGGACGCCAACGGGAACATCCAACAGAGGACAGTGTTGCCAAAACTAGTCAGTTGA